From Camelina sativa cultivar DH55 chromosome 5, Cs, whole genome shotgun sequence:
ctgtatatttttttatattttcatatataaatttttattacagTTTTGCACTATTGTGTTACAGTTCCAACTTACAGTTCTTTTGTACAGTTTTGTATATGTTATCAATCGGATCCATAGGATTAATATGGTTATGGTATAAATATATgtgtattatatttttccacGCAATTCTCGTCATAAAAATAATACATCTACTAGACTGTTGTTGATAAGACAAAGACATTATACGACTACACTAATAATAACTTcaatttaaacaataataaaagaaaaatccaaatacTTCTATAGAATATGGATACATAAGATATGCATCATAAATTATTGAAATCTAAATAATCTTACgaatcttaattaattttatattatagaatacataaataaaaacattttattatttaggaagaaaaacatatgaaaGAATGATTTTTTCGGTTGACAAATCTTATCTACTTTCTTCATCATTTTAGTCCTATCAATTCCTTCTCCCTTCACGATTAGTAAGTTGGTATTTTCACTAGATGTCAAAGATTGAACtccttacaacaacaacaaaaaatgatcaaacattgtttaaatttttaaagacaAACTGAAATCATCAATATGTGATATCTAtcagctatttttttttttttttttttttNNNNNNNNNNNNNNNNNNNNNNNNNNNNNNNNNNNNNNNNNNNNNNNNNNNNNNNNNNNNNNNNNNNNNNNNNNNNNNNNNNNNNNNNNNNNNNNNNNNNNNNNNNNNNNtttttttttttttttttttgtcaaccattgggccacaactggccgacctattagccaaattcctacatttgtaggagccgggactcgatcccgagtatgatggtgccttctacaaatggacttacctcctgccactgcactaagttCACTTCacctattttatttataatagtgtaccttcaaaacaaaatatataatttcgaGTTTTCTCCTTGACAGTTTCATCACTAGATTGCAGATTGACTCTAAATTCTTCCTGCAAagaatgaaattaaattaatggtttaatgaatttattatataagtGGTAAGGGTTTTTGAATAGATATATATTGATCTCTATTCTTTTAACACGCTTACTGCAATATTGACTAaccattttttgaaaaatctaaaaactcaGAAAATCAGTACAGATCATAAAAACAATGTGACTGAAAATTTCCAACCTATTGGCTTATAACATCTATTTATATTGGATTATTAAAACATATCTTAAGAAAAGAAGTttgcacaacaacaaaaaaacaaaaaaaaataagacaaaaaaaattagttggtATATCCGAGTTTAATTTCCAAGAACATAAAGagtaataacaaaaaaaaaaatagtaactgATATGTAATAAAATTTCAAAGTATCTCTTAGTTAATTAATGTTATTAGCATCTCTTAGTTAATTAATGTTATCAGCATCtcttagttaattaattttattgtattaagAAAagtgtcatatatataaaacataaatatgaaacaatccgactcatatttttttttaattcattaactAAAAATCTCATACTCTTTAATTAACCTACTGAATTAAACCATAAAGCCAAACCAACAATAACCGGTAGAAACCAAAACAATACTCATAAACCAATTAACGAGCAAAAGTCGTTAAACAAGCAACATTTATAGAGAAGAAATCCAGAGTATAGAGAAGAAATTGAAAGTGGCATATCATGATGAGAAAATGTATTGGCAGTAGAAAAGTAGGAAGTTTTGGCTAAAAGTTGGAGataaaaacacaatttttttcattgttaaatCAGTTATAGATGAATGAGCATATGTCTGGAGGCCTACGACAACTGTTACCACACTTGACCAAGCTGTTGGAGTGAAGATTGCATGGCAACTTGATAAGCTCATTTTGGACAATGAAATGGACTCTCCAACAAACAAAAGGACCACTGGTTTATCGGTAAAATGTTTAATAGTCTATTGTTATAAATGCTATTAAAATATAGCTAAATCATGttgataaatgtattttttttttttaaacatcgCTCCACAGGATACAGATGCAGAAGATAATATAATCCACATCTATGCTTGGAATAAGGATGATGAATTAATTGCTGAGGGTCGTCTATGGTCAACTGAACCAAAAGAACTGGTAAACGACATTCCGTTGGGTCCGAATGCTGCTATTGTCACGGTTGATGGGGTATTTAAAAAAGATAGATATCTGTGGAGGCCAAATGCTGAAATGTTGGTGATTGGTGATGCACTTGGTAAGAACATCCCATGGCCTATCCACAATATTCAAATGGCTTATTGTGTACAGGCAAGCAGGGATGAAAGGATGTCAAAAAGTAGATCACTTGGGGTAAGGCTCTACACTTTCTTagtcttaaaaatatatgttgtattGATGTTGTGATGGACTTGTGATAAGATTgtctgcaattttttttgtagagtgTACAAGCAAGCAAAGATGAAacgattttcaaaaaattgatcACCTGGGGtaagactttaaattttcttaatcaTTTCTGAAATTTTCTACTTTAATTGAATGATTTGTTGTTTGACTGGTCTGGTGATGAATTGTCTggaattttctttaatttgtagaGTGTAGGTAACAGCTCTAACACCAACACAAATGAGAAAAAGTGCATTCTTTTAGATTCCAATGGATCTGAAGAAAAGGTTGCAGAAGGTCGAGTTATCTCAACAAATCCAGAAGATAGAGTTCATTTTGTCGCTTTGGGTCCCAATGCAAGTAAGGTTTGGGTTGATGTTCCTACGATTGATGATGCCCCAATTTGGAGAGcaaattcagaaattaaaatcaTTGCTGATGCTTTGGGTAGTATAATAGCTTGGCCAAATGACAAACTTGTTTACATTTAAAACTCTGGTcgatcttgtgtttttattttgtgtgagggtacttgttgtttgtttcagaCATGTACGTTTGatgatttatgaaaatttgGTTTGATCCAAAATTATGGGTAATACAATAtagccaaaaataaattattacacaGGTTCTCATTGCAAACAAAAGATAGCAGTCCAATTTATTGCAAAGCTAAACTGCTACAATATACATATCAATTATAATGTataagaaagaaataataacGCTTATAAAATgctattataaaattttcaattacattTTATAAAGCGCTATTGTAAACAACTATATCACAGCATACCAAAAAACCGCTACAATATATCACTAACCTATAGTCGCGGTCGATTACATAGTGTTTCTAACTTCGCTACTATAACCATAGATAGCGTTTTTTCGGACGCTATCAATGCCCAATTTTCCTGTAGTGCAAGAACCTATTCCTTGACCCGATCCAAGATAAATTCCATGAATCATACATTATCCATCATTCTCGTAGAGGTGAGTTCATCTTAATCAAAGATCTATCATAGTTATACTCGCATCATACTTTATCAGGTGTAGGCTATACCGTGTAGCCCATTGATGACCTGATTCTTTATTTGGGAGACCTCTATTATGAGCCGTCTACAAATTGTATCATAAAGTTAtcaaaatgataataatatatttggaCAAATACTAAACTATTGtataatttcataaaacttttgtatttaaatatcaaatagtttttattattaatatattttatcatTCTTTCTAGTGTTTTTTTAAGGATATACTCGTTCATCAAAATGGTAGTGACATAATGACAACACTAATACAATCcagaatatataattatatgttctggtcttttttttacattaaattgcAATAGATAGGTCTATTAGCTAAATTTTTATGTTCGTAGGAAGCAAAAGTTGCTTCTTGGTGTGATGGTGCATATTTTTGATGGATGGTGTGATGGTGCATATTTTTGATGGATTTATCATTTGCCAGTAGAATAAAGTCACTTCACATTTTCtggtttttaataattaattttgtaaacatTTGCCTTTTATGAATTTAaagttataaaacaaatttgcCTACtcatagaagaaaattttgagataattcatatatattttttaaaatttgtcatttaaacttatatattatttcaatagTGTATAATAGAAATCAATGAGAGACGCATATTATAACAAACTACTATTATTTCTCCTCGCCATTCttgtgataaaataaaaaagagagcatAGAAACAGTATACAAGTAGAACAATAGAACTTGGGTTTTTAagttattgacaaaaaaaaaatagaacttgGGTTTAATCAACAATCAAAGAAAGATccaaacatttttataaaacatgCATTTATAGTTAAGCACCATACAATTTAGTTATAGTCCAAATACTTTAACATATCATTATTTAAGCTTTGtttgtccaacaaaaaaaatattatttattatttaaaccagtgttcaagaaagcgatTTAGGACGCCGCCTAGGCGCCGTATAGACGCTAGATGCTCAGCAGACGTCTAGATAACCTGAACCGACTAAAAttgcataaattatattttaatatatattttttatttttaactatatatatttaaattattaactattataactctatatataattataaacgtACATATGTTGTTAAtgtaacttaaataaatgtgtttttctaacttttctttatgatttattatttattatttttaacatatatttttacataattttatagataatattatatatatatatatatatatatatatatatatattgttttatattgtaaacGTCTAAATCGTCTAAGTTTCGATTAGGCGtttaggcgctaggcgttgggtcaccgcccaCATAATGTCTAGCGCTATCTGGAACAATGATTTATTAAGCATATGATCATTATTAAGCACATGATCACACCATGGGCACCTCTTTTCATTGTTTGGGTAATAAATCTCATCTACCTTCCTCTGTATTTCGGTCTCATCAAATCCTTCTCCAAACACGAGTAGTGCGTTCATTTGTGGATAAAATTTTACAGAAATAACTCCTAAAAAATATTcgtaaacatatttaaaatcccaatttcaatgtttatatgtaatatttatacaatatataactAACAAATGGTTTATTTTAGCTTAGCGTAACCATCAGATTGTGTTAACGTATACCTCCAAAACTATAAACACAGGTTATAGCTCTTTGCCTGTTATCTTCATAAGTATCTCCTAACTTGAATGTATAGTTCccctgaaagaaagaaaaaacttctAATGTAAGCTATACATGGTTATGTATGTGCACAactatatttctatttttttaacttaccaTTCTTTGAAACTTAAAAATTCGGACTTTGATTAGagatgataaataaaaaaaaaaaaaaaaaaagaaaaaaaagaagatctgATTGCAAGTTTGCAAATTAGTGGCTCCCCAGAACATCTATTTATATTGGACTATTAAAATCCAcagtttttatatgtttttctaGTTACAACAATGTGACacttgttgaccaaaaaaaaaaaaaaaaaaacaacaacaatgtgaCACTTAGTAATATTCAGCTTCCAACATCTGTATCTTACCCAAAAAAAAGCTTCCAACATCTGTAAGGTTTTATAAAGAATTTATCTTAAATCTAAATTAACATTCTTATATGggaatatatatcttttacttAGTCTCTAGATAAATGGTTTTAAGAAAgtgaataattttgttttaaaatgtaattatatctaattgaaattaattaattatatttctaaaactaaaaaatgtgaaaaagagagaaatttaaCTATTTTCTCTCACAATGTtcactaaattaaaaaagatattatttctcctaaattgcgttattatcttttataaaaaatagaaattaatgaaatatttacaaacataatattataatttatatcaaatatctttatataatccaattaactttttaatataatctcaataaatttaatttaatcattttaattaattatattgtgATTGATTACATATCAATGTTGATTACatgtaatattattttcttaaatatttgaAATCACCTATAAGAAAACCgttttgtgaaaattatacttTACACGTTTGCtgttatatgaaaataaaaataaaaataaaattactattCACAACTTAGCAGAGTAAAGCTTTAGACATGAAATCTGGaacaaaagaatgaaaagaaattGATGTCTTGAGGTGTTCTCTGTTTTGCTTTACATCAACTTCGacaacttaaaattttgattgatttgtctACCCTTGAGATTGTCACCATTTGCTAGTAGGGTACCAAGGAAAATGTTCATTTTGAAGTTAAAATTGCCGTTTATTATACACACCGTAGTTTGAAGAGTTTGAATCTGAGATGGATGAGTGACTAACCAATACCGCCGATTTAACTTTATGCATACcgtattttcatatttattaacTACAATTTCAAGCACGGCAATAATTGTAAAACAGAATAAAGGTCGAGACCTGTTTTATAAATCGCTAGGCATTAGTCGGACGGTAAAAGTGTATCTAGTGCATAGCAAGAAAATCGGAGATTCAACGGGAATAATTGGGGActaattttaaagttattttattaaattaataataaaataaaaatatatagtactaaatatatatataattatgtttatgttaaaagcaaaagtatcaaataaaatataaaattatagtattttctttaaaattacggtaaactcttaaaaagtaattttaaaagaaatttatatgattttcattaaaagtttgtacattagtattgtaaaacatcataattctttatttaaatgtctaaataatatataaattttatatttggctccaaaaataATTGGTATACATAAAATTAAGTGGAAATAATCAGATTAGCGggttataattaaattagatagaCATAATCGGATAATTGATGCTATGAGagaattaattattaattaaggtGGAGAAGGTGGTCTAGCGATTTTACGGAGCGTAATCGTGGTATGTAGGGATTTTTAAAATAAGGATTAAGAGTATTCAAAGATAACATTGTCTCCCATTACATTATGCTtgtcatgtttcttcttctaaccTTACTTACACACACGTACTCCACTCCTATCTTCTTTATCTCCTTACTCacgctttctcttctttttctattctttCTCCCTAACTCTGTCTTTCTCATTCTCAACACTTTCTCGTAAGCTTCGTGAACGATTTCCAACTGCTGTTATCAAAATGGGGGTTGATTACTACAACGTGCTCAACGTGAATCCAAGCGCAACCGAAGACGATCTAAAGAAATCGTACAGAAGGCTTGCAATGAAATGGCACCCTGACAAGAACCCAACTTCAGACAAGAAAGAAGCTGAAACCAAGTTTAAAGAGATCTCTGAAGCTTACGATGTTTTAAGTGATCCTAACAAACGTCAGATCTACGATCAATATGGTGAAGATGGACTTAAATCTTCCGATGTACCTACCGCGTCAGAAACGGTGTCGTCTCAGCAACGGAACTACTCTTCCGTTAACAATGCTGGATTCAGGTATTATCCACGTGATGCTGAAGATATTTTCGCTGAGTTTTTCGGTGCATCTGAGAAAGTCttcggcggtggtggtggtgggaggTTTAAAAGTGCGGAGGCGGGAGGTCAGACGAATAGGAAAACTCCGGTGAATAGGAAAGCTCCGGCTATTGAGAGTAAACTGGCTTGTACTCTAGAGGAATTGTATAAAGGtgggagaaggaagatgaaAATTTCCCGCGTTGTTCCTGATGGTTTTGGGTTAGTATTCCTCCATTAACTCTCATGATCGTGATGAGACGTCGCcattttgatttgttaaattCCTACTTCTTTGATTCATGTGTTATCCAATGGATGGTCTTGTGTATAAATATCTTCGTGTTCTGTTTTTGTGATGAATCTTGAAATTAGTGATGTTAATGTTAATATTGTTTGTCATCTTCCTTATTAGTTTTCTTGTTgctatatttgatttttctttggttagtttggtttcttgattgtGTCAGTGtcttaattatgttttgatATCAGAAAGTCAAAGCCGGTGGAAGAGATCTTGAAGATAGACATAACACCAGGATGGAAGAAAGGAACAAAGATAACATTCCCCGAGAAAGGAAACCAAGAACCCGGTGTTACTCCCGCGGATCTCATCTTTGTTATCGATGAGAAACCGCACTCGGTTTACAAAAGAGACGGTAATGATCTGAttgtagaaaaaaaagttactctTTTGGAGGCGTTGACAGGGATCACTATAAGCTTAACGACATTAGACGGGAGAAATCTGACTATCCCGGTTTTGGATATCGTTAAACCGGGTCAGGAGATAGTGATTCCTAATGAAGGAATGCCCATCTCTAAAGAACATTCCAAGAGAGGAGATTTAAGAATCAACTTTGAGATAGGTTTCCCCGCAAGGCTAACATTGGAACAGAAGACAGATCTCAAGAGAGTTCTTGGTGGAAGCGGTATTggcaactaattcaagataatCTTGAATTCAAATGTCAATTCAGTGTGTACATATACAGAATTGATCggtttttattttcagttttgatcTCATTTCTTGATGGcgaaatagtaacaaaaattgatctttctttttttgtaaacgCTCTCGATGATGTAATCCAATTTATCCTGATCCTTTAAAATCTTCTTCTAGTAACCTTtggtttttaccctttttttatttttctacctTGATAGGAATAAATTTTATACCAATGTGACTACCGCTTAAGAGATTATAGTTTTTGTGCTCATGTCAAAACACAGAATAaataactcttttgttttttttttgcgatcATGTCAAAACATAGAATGAGTGATGATGTCTCAAGGGTGTCCAAACATATTGTGACAATTTTATTCACTCTTTGAGAAAACGACAAACCAAATGGTATAAAACCCAAtttcaaacaatcaaaccaCACTCACAAGtaaacttcttttgttttgttttaaggaaacaaaataaaaaccttaaTTAAGCACTAAGTTTTTCAATCTTGTTCACAAGTTCAACAGGTTTGGCTCCAACAACCCTATcaatctcttctcctctcttcacTAAAACAAAAGCTGGAAGGGTAATAGCTTTGTATGTCTCAGCCACATCCTAGAATATATACCAAATAGCTTAGTCTTGAAACTCAACGTTCATGATTTTAGTTACAATAAAACCACATATATGAGTACTCTTCTTcaagtaataataattaataaaaagagtaATTACCATTAGCTTATCCACATCAACCCTAGCAAACACAACGTCTGAGTACTTGGAAGCAATCTCTTTAACTCTAGGTTCCATCGCTTTACAAGGTCCACACCATGCAGCTGTGAAATCAATTACTAGCttcaaaaccacaaaattttcCTAAGTTAGCTTTATCAAGAACAAAACCATTTTATTTGCATGTAAACAAAACTGGAAAATACAAACAGTATAAGATTCACCTACAAAACCATTTCATTCTTGGATGTGAGACTAGTTTGGTTACAGAATTGAAATACAATATACGTGGTTTTCAAGTAATGCATACCAATTTATTTGAGCCTTTCATGGAATCGAAGAGAGATCGCCATTGTCTTCTTGATTCGATTTCAACAATCATGGCACTCTTGGTTCCCACTGATGAATGAACATCATGCACAGATGAAACATTGGAACCCATTATATTCTGAATGTCTATGTATGAGGAAATTATATTCACTTATTTGCTTGTGACTGATATGTatagaagagaaagatggaggagctttatataagttttaagtCGACCAAGTTtgttcattaaaatatatacgtTATTGCAATGGAATATGATTCCGCTTGCGATCCTTCTCTAGCCATTGGTTTATTATTTCAAGAATATGGAGCGTATCCCAATTTAGTTTCACATTCATGTTCCATTTAGTTGTTTGATATTCTCCACTACATAAAAATAAAGCTGGTTTCAAGGAACTAGGTAAGCCATGTCATGCACTTGCAAACtatttcgttttatttttttctgtggaTAACAAATCGCGACGGATcgaatttttaatataaaacagtTAGGTAATTTGATTTTGTCAtgaatttattttactttattttttccacactattggaaaaaaaataccttTATTCGCAAGCGGAGTAATATGCACCATATACCTCAAGGATCCAATACCTAAATAATCTACTTTTATCATTTTATGTTACTTATTTAACCAAGAAATCACATACCGCgggacaaaaaaaatctttatgtaTATGGGTTGTTTGGATGTTAGTTACTTATCTTTCCcattaccttttttttcttttttgctggTGGCCTTGGTTTAtgtaaaaacattttcttttctttttttttttataataattttacgTCAAATCTTACAGGagaaatttaaaatgaaaaacgagaaaacaaaatgtgaaaAGCACAGGTTGTAAATTGTTATTTGGCGTATTGGTTTTTCTTCAGGAGCTgtcatcaaactcttcctcaAGCTTCTTATTCCATTTTGGTACTTGAGAAACGTACATAATTAATAGGAACAATAATCGAAAACGATTTTGAAATTGATTGataatttattcaattttgataatttattcTACTTTTGGGTGGGACAAGACATGCACGTACGTACAtaatctttttaactttttcccCCATAAACTTTCACATCTTCCTCTCTTGCTCAGAAGTCACAACTATTCTAATTCGAACTAGGAATTGTGaatcaaaaatttgatttgGTGACGATCGAATATCTTAATTTTTGGAACATGTTGGAAGGGTTTCACACGCCAAGttgaaaataatactttttctttttgctcgAGTTCAAATAGAACTGAAAGAAATTATAACAACTTCAGCCAGCGAATTTcatcaaaaaccaaataaaattaaaaaaaaatcaatttacaaCGATCCATTCTGATGCAATAtagtctttttgtgtttttaaggatttttcttctgtataaatatatattttgaaattggaAAGTAGTAACTTTTGAAAAGAAATACATAAAGATGATGTATAGCTGAGATAATTCTTATAcaatatgtttattttaatactggtaattcataaatttaaactATAGCTGAGATAATATAtaggttttagattttcaaatatgtcttaattaaaaatgtcatttttgaTATAGTTTTTGTCTTTGAATTTATTTCGGTTTTGACTTTATcttaatttatgaaaatgttACATAAGTTTAGGGTAGGCAGATTTCTTTTccattaaaaaatctttaaattgcTTTGTCAATGGTAAAGGTCGCATGAGTGCTAGCCACATATTTCTTTATTCCTAGGCTCGATGATCTGCAAAGATTCTGATATATTTCTCCACGATCTGGAGAATAATAATATTCCATGAAATGTCATCcatacaattttatattattgatttctctctctttctatttgtGTGAATGACACAATTAGTTCAATACCtctgttgttatttttttggagtttttttttttttttggtatcacgTACTAGGCAAATATATTACAGTCAAGTATAAAATATTAGAATTGTTGTATTtgtgcaaaagaaaaagagcgGAAGATCTGCCAGAGACTTTGATACAATTGTGCAAATGCCAGAGAGCTTATTCCTTGAAATTTACAATGATTTAAATCACAACTCTTCTTAgctatatacaaatttaatgatGAAAGAAGATGCTGCAGCGTCGAGAAGtctaagaaaagaagaagctgcaTG
This genomic window contains:
- the LOC104787198 gene encoding thioredoxin H7-like, coding for MGSNVSSVHDVHSSVGTKSAMIVEIESRRQWRSLFDSMKGSNKLLVIDFTAAWCGPCKAMEPRVKEIASKYSDVVFARVDVDKLMDVAETYKAITLPAFVLVKRGEEIDRVVGAKPVELVNKIEKLSA
- the LOC104787199 gene encoding dnaJ homolog subfamily B member 1-like, producing the protein MGVDYYNVLNVNPSATEDDLKKSYRRLAMKWHPDKNPTSDKKEAETKFKEISEAYDVLSDPNKRQIYDQYGEDGLKSSDVPTASETVSSQQRNYSSVNNAGFRYYPRDAEDIFAEFFGASEKVFGGGGGGRFKSAEAGGQTNRKTPVNRKAPAIESKLACTLEELYKGGRRKMKISRVVPDGFGKSKPVEEILKIDITPGWKKGTKITFPEKGNQEPGVTPADLIFVIDEKPHSVYKRDGNDLIVEKKVTLLEALTGITISLTTLDGRNLTIPVLDIVKPGQEIVIPNEGMPISKEHSKRGDLRINFEIGFPARLTLEQKTDLKRVLGGSGIGN